AATATAACCAATTGCATTGGGATCATCTTTCACCAGCTGCAGCACCGCTCCATTGGAATCCTGCACGATTGCTCTGGGAGTGATTTCGGTTTTACCCATCACCAATTCTGTAAAGGCACTTCTTGTTCCGGACCCTTCCTCTCGTGTGATGACATGAATCTTAGCGGCAGCACCGCCCAGCCGGCTCCAATCTTGACTGGCACCAGCATAAATATCACGCAGCTGATCCAACGTCAGATTCTCTACCGGATTAGCCGGGTTGACAATAACAGCCAAGCCATCGCGGGCTATTTCCACAAACCAGAGGCTTTTTTCCTCCGATTTTAAAGCCCGGGAAGACATACCGATGCCGGCGGTACCGGATTGCGCAGCGTTGATTCCGGCTGAGGAACCACCACCCTGAATATCAATTTCAGCCTCGGGATAGAGGATCATATATTCCTCGGCTAAAATCTCCGCATACGGCTGTACGGAAGTGGAACCGGCTAAAATAATGCCACTTGCGGCAGTCTTGTTGCAGGCAGCCGTCAGACAAACGCTCAGCAGCAAGAGAAGGACAGCGAGCATGCTGCGTATTCTTTTCTTTGGTTTTAAATTAACTGTCGTCAATCTCATAATTTACCTATGAAGATCAAACAGCAAGTCTTTTCTGTCAAGACTGTTCTTTGTTTGATTTACTCCTCTCCTTTAAAAATCAAAAAAGATATCCGCCAAAGCGGAGCAATTCAAAACCCAAATTCCTGAACACGGTGTGCTTGAATTTTCTTTAACCGAAACGACCTGTGATATAATCTTCGGTGCGTTTGTCTTTGGGAGCGGAAAACAGCTGGGCAGTTGCTGCATACTCAACCAGAATTCCCGCCTTATCCTGATCCATCAGCATAAAGGCAGACATATCAGAGACGCGGGCAGCTTGTTCCATATTATGAGTCACAATCACAATGGTATAATCGCGTGCCAATTCCTGCATGAGATCTTCAATCTTCATGGTGGACTCCG
The window above is part of the Negativicutes bacterium genome. Proteins encoded here:
- a CDS encoding phosphate ABC transporter substrate-binding protein, yielding MRLTTVNLKPKKRIRSMLAVLLLLLSVCLTAACNKTAASGIILAGSTSVQPYAEILAEEYMILYPEAEIDIQGGGSSAGINAAQSGTAGIGMSSRALKSEEKSLWFVEIARDGLAVIVNPANPVENLTLDQLRDIYAGASQDWSRLGGAAAKIHVITREEGSGTRSAFTELVMGKTEITPRAIVQDSNGAVLQLVKDDPNAIGYISLGLVNQAVKALQLEGIAATKENVLNGSYNLTRPFLFICSKSPSGIAKQFIDFTLSPQGQTILNSEGLIPPTEGTTK